The nucleotide window GGATTTTATCGGTAAATGAAATTATTGTAAATATAATAAAAAATGTAATGAAAGTATCACCTATAGGAATCTTCTGTTTACTTGCCGATGTTACCGGAAGTAAAGGTTTTACAGTAATAATACCCATGATAAAATTTTTGATTATATTAATTATAGGAGATATACTGCAATTAGTAATTTACGGACTTATAACAGCTTTTATATGCAAGGTGAATCCTTTAAAAATGCCGAAGAAATTTGCAAAAATGTCTATTATAGCACTTACAACAACTTCAAGTGCGATAAGTCTTCCTACAAAAATGGAAGATACAGTTATAAAATTCGGTGTCAGCAGAAAAGTATCAGATTTTACAGGTCCTATAACAATGTCTATGAATTCATCAGGTTGGGCTTTGTGTAATGTTACAGCGATATTTTTTATAGCACAGTTTTCAGGAGTGCAGCTTACGCCTTATCAAATGGTAATGGCAGTTATACTTTCCTGTTTAATGTGCATGGGAAGCGTAGTTGTGCCGGGAGGAGCTATTATTGTCTTTACATTCCTTGCGACTTCAATGGGTCTGCCTCTCGACAGTATAGTCGTACTCATAGGGATAGACTGGTTTTCAGGAATGTTCAGAACTTTAAATAATGTCGATATAGATGTTCTTGTAGCTATGCTTGTAGCTAACAGAATAGGTGAATTTGACAGAGATGTTTATAACAATAAAAAAGTTGTTGAATATTAAAGAGTCTTGGGAGAATTTCTCCTGAGATTCTTTTTTAGAGAAAAACAAAAGATATCTTATTAGAATTTTATTGATTTAAAATTATTACAAAAATAAAATATCTTTTTTACTTAAACATTTTTTGAAATATTTTATTTATATATAAGATATAAACATATTTAGATAAATATCTTTGTTTCGATTTTTTTGTTGATTTTTTAGTTCAAAAAAGGTATACTATTGTTACAAATGAAATGAGAGGAGAGGGAAAATGAAAAAAATAAATGCTATAGTTTGTGGAGTTGCAAGTATTTTTAGTAGTGCTTCAGTAGTAGATACATCTAATATTTTTAAAGAGTACCCGACAACTCATAGAAAAAATGTAAAAGAAGCATTACAAAATAGTTGGATTACTGTCGGAACAGCCGTAAAAGGAGCAATAGATAAATATGCCGAAGAAGTCAAAAATGACAACAAATAGACGAAATGATAATGGAATGAGAGAAATTTTATTACAGAAGCAGGAACAATATTCAGGGATAATTCCACATCCGAGTATAGTCGAAGGGTATGAGCGGAATTGTCCGGGGGCTACAGACAGAATATTGGCTATGACGGAAAATCAGCTTAAATGTAATCAAGAATTGGCTAAAATGGAACAGGAAAATATAAATGAGTGTCGAAAAGAAGCTTTAAAATCTGAAGTAGAAAATATAAAAAGGGGTCAAATTTTAGGATTTGTAATATTGTTGACAATGATTATAGGAGGATTTATTCTTATTATTTTTGGAAAAGATGCAGGAGGATACGGAACAATTGTAGCATCTATTATGTTAGGGATAAGTAGTGTTATATGGAATAATAAAAGTAAAAAAGAACAGGAAGAAAAGCAATAATATGGAGATAAATATATCACAGTCAGTATTTGATTGTGATTTTTTGTTATTGAATTAAGACTATAAAATAAAAAGAGGCTGTAGAAATAGAAAACTTCTATTTTAAAACAACCTCATCTTTTTTCTGTATTATGACTATTTATTCTGTTTTGCCAATTCGTTTACTTTTTCTTCCATTTTATTTGCAGCTTCTTCAGGTGGCAATTTTCCTTGTCCTAACTGATTAATAATGTTAAATATTTCCGTACTCATTTTAGTATAGTATTTAGGAACACCGTTAGGAAAAGGAGAAGCTACTATTTTAGACTGCTCTACTATTGAACCCGGTGTTTTTATAATTCCTTCTTTTACCATTTGCTCAATAACGCTTGTTCTTGTAGGTGTATTATTGATAGCTTTATTTAATTTTAGTTGAGTTTCAGGTCTTGAGAACCATTCCACAAATTTTTTAGCTGCTTCCTTATTTTGAGAATAAGCAGAAACTCCTACAGCTTCAGTAAATGTAATAGTCTGTTTTGCAGCACCGTCTTTTCCCGGAACAGGAATAGTAGTTATTTTTCCTACAACTTTAGATACTTTCGGATCGTTTGAACTTGTGATAAATGATGTAGGACCTATTAAAAATGCACCTTGTGCGTTATTTATTCCTCTGAATGTATCAATTCCCGGAGTAGAAACACTGGAAGGATTAATATATCCTTTATCAATAAATTTTTTAATAAGTTGCAGTGCATCCAAGGCACTTTCTTTATTTAAAGTATCATCATCGTTGAATATTTTTCCGTTTCTTGTATATGCTAAAGTAAGGAATGATGTAGTTGTTTTTTCTTCAGCATTAAGAGGGAAAAGCATAGGATAATCTACAACTTTACTTTTTTTCAATTTATCAAAAGTTTCTTCTATACCATCTATACCGTTCCAAGCTTCATTAACTCTCTTAATTCCTGCTTTAGAAAGCATTTCATCGTTTATATATGCCAATCTTAGTCCGTTTGCATAAGGAACAGCATATATTTTATCTTTAACTTTAAAATAAGAAATGGACGGAATATCTTTTTGTGTGGCATCGTCTACTTCAAGAGGCTCAAGCCAACCTGCACTTTGAAATTCTCCTACCCATGACCAGTCCACTTCGACAACATCGGCTACTGCTTTTTTTCCTGCTGCTGCAATGGAGATTTTATTTTTAGTATCGTCCCATGCAGTAGGCAATACTTTTACGGATATTCCTGTTTCAGCTTTGAACTCGGCAAGCATTTCTTCGGTAGGAGCTCCCCAGTCAGGTATCATCAAAGTAATTTCAGTACTTTCCTTGCTTTCCTTTTTTGCTTCTTCTTTTTTAGCCTGACATCCGATTAAAATACTCATAATCAAAGTTAACAGTGCTATTAATTTCATTTTCTTTAACATGATTTTTTCTCCTTTTCTATTTATTTTTATATTTTATAAATAAAATATCCTTTTGCCATAGGGAATTTGTATCCTTTTTCCCAAAATTTTTTTAAATTTTTTTGCAGAATTGTATTTTGAGAGCAATTTTCAAGCTTTTCATTTCCCAAGCCGAAAACCCTTTCAATAATTTGAGATTTTTCTTCATTTTCTTTAAAAGAAAGAAATTTATATTTTTTCTGAAATTGAATAATATTACTGTTTTCAGGTAAGAGAAGCTTCAAATCGGGATTTAATAACCATGAATAACAGGTAAAAATTATTTCTTCAAAAGAAAGTCCTTTTGATTTATAATAATTCCAAGCTGTTTTATATGAAGCTTCACAAGCAGAAGGAGTTAATTTTCCGTCCTCTCTTATATGTACATTTACCAAGATAGAATTTTTTTTATGTTTTTCAGGTATTAAATCAAAATTTTTATCGGTTTTATCCAATAATTCAAATTGTAATCGATCAAGTTTTATAACTCTCATTTCAAGAATACTGTCTATCCAGTTAAAGTGTTCTTTATAAAGTCCTTTAGTCCCATTTATATTTTCATATTTATTTGTCCAAATATCAATATCTTTCATATTATCCGAATAAAGATCATCTGATAAATTTTCTTTTTTATAAAGTTCTTTTGTGTAAGTTTTACTTTTATTTAAAACAAAGTCATCCATTTCTTTTTCACTCATATTTTCTGTTTTAATCATAAAATCACCGTTTTTAGTTATTCTTTTACGGAGCCTGCTGTCAAGCCTGAAACAAGATATTTTCTGAATACCATACTTGCAAGTAGCGGCGGGATTATTACAATTATTCCTGACATTGCTATAACACTGTAATTTACTGCATCTCTTGTCATAAATTCGGACATTATAAGGGTTAAGACTTTATTGTTATGAGAGGACAGTAAAAGCACAGGGATAATATATTGTTTCCATGACATCAGAAATATTATAAGAGAAGAAGTCAATACTATAGGCATTGCTAAAGGAAGAGCAATTTGAAAGAACAGTTGCCTTTCATTTGCTCCTTCGATAGCCGCAGCTTCCCATAAATCTTCGGGCAATTCTCTGAAATAATTCATTATTATCCAAATATTCAGAGGAATGAAAGCCGATATAAATATAACCGAAGTCCAAAACATACTGTCAAGCATGGAATGCTCCATAAAAAAGGAATAAATAGGTATAATTGTAGTAAATACCGGAATTACAATAGTTAATAATATAAATCCGATAATCAGATTTTTATATTTAAACTTATAACGGGCAAGAGTATAGCCTGTAATAACTGATAACGGCATGCCGATTAAAACCGTAACAAAAGACAGATACATACTGTTGGAAAGCCCGTTCAGGAGAGTTTCGCTTTCTTTACTGCCTATACTGAACAAATTTTTGTAATTAATAAAAGTAATTGTTTCAGGAAGAAGTCTTGTATTATTTTTAAGAAGATCCCCTTCGGGTGTTATACTTATCAAGAAACACCAGAAAATAGGTCCTACACTAAAAAGAATTATAAAAAAGACGGTAATATAATAAATAAATTTATCTTTTTTTGTTTCTTTCATAAATTAATCCTTTCCTATTTTTCATAAGCCATATTTTTTACATAAAAATATCCGAAAATCCCTGATATAAGCATTATAACGTAAGAAATAGCACTTCCGTATCCAAAATCCAGAAAATTAAACGTATTTGAATAATTATAAACAAGTAAAGTCTGAATTTCAAACTGATAACCGGATATAGCAATGACTTCGTCAAATATATTGAGTGCCGTTGTTGTAAGATTTATAAGTACTACTCCTATTGAAGGTAACAATAAAGGCAAAGTAACATAAAAGAATGACTGTAATTTAGTGCCTCCGAAAACCTGTACTGTGTCATAATAACTTTCAGGAATATTTTGTAAATTCGCCAGTATAACAAGTGAAGAAAAAGGAATAATACGCCATGCAACGACTATAGATATTACAATTAAAAATAAATATCTGTTGTCGGTCCATGAAATCGGAGTATTTATAAGATGTAGTTTTAATAAAATTTTATTCATAAATCCGTATCCCGGAAAAAAGATGAATTTCCACATTATTCCGTTTACGATAGGCGGCATAGCCCAAGGAATAACAACAAGAGCAGTCAGTAAAGGATTGATTTTTGATTTTCTATTTAAAACTACTCCTATTATTATACTGAATGTCATTCCTATAATCATAACTAAAATCAGTATAATTACGCTATTATACAGAGCATTGTAAAAATGTGCATCTTTAAATATTTTTATGTAGTTGTCAAACCAAATGAACTTTTCATTATAAGGCTCCGTTAAATTATAATTTTTCAGACTGTAACGAAAAGTCAGAATTACGGGAAATATTACCGAGATTAATAATAAAATCAAAGACGGAAATAATAAAAATATCCCTTTGGTGTCTTTTTTCATAAGAGTTGCTTCCTCCTATATAAATTATTCAGAGCAATAAGCTCTATTATCTGTTTTTTAAAAATTCATTTATTTTTTATAATCATAATAACACCTTTCTAAAAATTTTTTGTTTTGCACTCAGAATGAGATAAAATAAAATTTTCAGAAAGAACAATATAAAAAATTGTGTTTTAAAATAATCTAATTTTAAATAATTAAATAAAATTTTTCAGTTTTAAAGAAATATTTGTTTTCGGATAAGAAATTTGGAGTTCTCTTTGAACAGAAATCTTTTTATTAAGGGAAAGAAGTTAAAGATTTAAAAAAGTTAAAGAGTAACAATACAGATATCTTATCTTTATATTCATAAGAACAGCCTGCTCTTTAAAATAAGATAATCATGAGCAGAGCAAGTAAACAATTATATTTTTCTTAAAAGAGATTATGTTAAAATCCAAGATATTCATATTGTTTTCCTCCTTTTTCAAATTATACTTCAAATACATTTACAATAATTATACCTCATTAAATCGGATAATGCAATATTGACTTTTTAAATTTTAGAAGTTATACTT belongs to Pseudoleptotrichia goodfellowii and includes:
- a CDS encoding dicarboxylate/amino acid:cation symporter gives rise to the protein MSEKKKLLNLSLTSQILIATFGGIIFGGVVGPWASNLKVFGDIFLRLIQMSVIMLVMSAVIVAVGRGSTGDAGKIGFHTFKWIIFFTLTSAFMGVVLSYYIQPGIGVAHMTEVGKNAVTANALQDTSLKDTILAFFTTNIFSSMASSAMVPCIIFSLFFGIAMSQHIRDTGKTIVLDWILSVNEIIVNIIKNVMKVSPIGIFCLLADVTGSKGFTVIIPMIKFLIILIIGDILQLVIYGLITAFICKVNPLKMPKKFAKMSIIALTTTSSAISLPTKMEDTVIKFGVSRKVSDFTGPITMSMNSSGWALCNVTAIFFIAQFSGVQLTPYQMVMAVILSCLMCMGSVVVPGGAIIVFTFLATSMGLPLDSIVVLIGIDWFSGMFRTLNNVDIDVLVAMLVANRIGEFDRDVYNNKKVVEY
- a CDS encoding carbohydrate ABC transporter permease gives rise to the protein MKKDTKGIFLLFPSLILLLISVIFPVILTFRYSLKNYNLTEPYNEKFIWFDNYIKIFKDAHFYNALYNSVIILILVMIIGMTFSIIIGVVLNRKSKINPLLTALVVIPWAMPPIVNGIMWKFIFFPGYGFMNKILLKLHLINTPISWTDNRYLFLIVISIVVAWRIIPFSSLVILANLQNIPESYYDTVQVFGGTKLQSFFYVTLPLLLPSIGVVLINLTTTALNIFDEVIAISGYQFEIQTLLVYNYSNTFNFLDFGYGSAISYVIMLISGIFGYFYVKNMAYEK
- a CDS encoding ABC transporter substrate-binding protein; translated protein: MLKKMKLIALLTLIMSILIGCQAKKEEAKKESKESTEITLMIPDWGAPTEEMLAEFKAETGISVKVLPTAWDDTKNKISIAAAGKKAVADVVEVDWSWVGEFQSAGWLEPLEVDDATQKDIPSISYFKVKDKIYAVPYANGLRLAYINDEMLSKAGIKRVNEAWNGIDGIEETFDKLKKSKVVDYPMLFPLNAEEKTTTSFLTLAYTRNGKIFNDDDTLNKESALDALQLIKKFIDKGYINPSSVSTPGIDTFRGINNAQGAFLIGPTSFITSSNDPKVSKVVGKITTIPVPGKDGAAKQTITFTEAVGVSAYSQNKEAAKKFVEWFSRPETQLKLNKAINNTPTRTSVIEQMVKEGIIKTPGSIVEQSKIVASPFPNGVPKYYTKMSTEIFNIINQLGQGKLPPEEAANKMEEKVNELAKQNK
- a CDS encoding DUF2335 domain-containing protein — protein: MPKKSKMTTNRRNDNGMREILLQKQEQYSGIIPHPSIVEGYERNCPGATDRILAMTENQLKCNQELAKMEQENINECRKEALKSEVENIKRGQILGFVILLTMIIGGFILIIFGKDAGGYGTIVASIMLGISSVIWNNKSKKEQEEKQ
- a CDS encoding carbohydrate ABC transporter permease; translation: MKETKKDKFIYYITVFFIILFSVGPIFWCFLISITPEGDLLKNNTRLLPETITFINYKNLFSIGSKESETLLNGLSNSMYLSFVTVLIGMPLSVITGYTLARYKFKYKNLIIGFILLTIVIPVFTTIIPIYSFFMEHSMLDSMFWTSVIFISAFIPLNIWIIMNYFRELPEDLWEAAAIEGANERQLFFQIALPLAMPIVLTSSLIIFLMSWKQYIIPVLLLSSHNNKVLTLIMSEFMTRDAVNYSVIAMSGIIVIIPPLLASMVFRKYLVSGLTAGSVKE